One Deltaproteobacteria bacterium genomic window carries:
- a CDS encoding ABC transporter ATP-binding protein has protein sequence MDTESSAAPAPLLEVKDLRTYFFTRSGTGRAVDGVSFTLDQGESLGLLGESGCGKSMTSLSILRLVPRPAGRIVSGQVLFRGRDLLRISEQEMREVRGREIAMILQDPLSTLNPVFTIGNQVAEPLRVHGIVPRSGLWERVSKLLSLVRIPAPESRLRDYPHQFSGGMRQRVVGATAIAAGPKVLIADEPTTSLDVTIQAQYLRLLKELQRESNLSIIYITHDLATLARICDRVAVMYAGKIVEQLTVEALFERPAHPYTEALLQSVPRMDQKVHRFPSIEGSPPLIHDLPPGCAFAPRCPKAMDRCRSESPPVTRLGADHEVSCWLHEKDEHELPATGSQERQ, from the coding sequence ATGGATACGGAATCCTCCGCCGCGCCCGCGCCCCTGCTCGAAGTCAAGGACCTGAGAACGTACTTCTTCACCCGCTCGGGAACGGGTAGGGCCGTGGACGGTGTCTCGTTCACGCTGGACCAGGGGGAGTCGCTGGGCCTCCTGGGGGAGTCGGGCTGCGGCAAGAGCATGACCAGCCTCTCCATCCTGCGGCTGGTGCCGCGGCCGGCCGGGCGCATCGTCTCGGGGCAAGTGCTGTTTCGGGGCCGGGACCTGCTGAGAATATCGGAGCAGGAAATGCGCGAGGTCCGGGGCCGGGAGATCGCCATGATCCTCCAGGATCCCCTGAGTACCCTGAACCCGGTGTTCACCATCGGCAACCAGGTGGCGGAACCGTTGCGGGTCCACGGCATCGTGCCGCGCTCCGGCCTCTGGGAGCGGGTTTCGAAGCTGCTGAGCCTGGTGCGCATACCCGCGCCGGAGTCGCGGTTGAGAGACTATCCGCACCAGTTCAGCGGCGGCATGCGCCAGCGGGTGGTGGGGGCCACCGCCATCGCGGCCGGCCCCAAGGTCCTCATCGCCGACGAGCCCACTACCTCGCTGGACGTTACCATCCAGGCGCAGTACCTGCGGCTCCTGAAGGAGCTCCAGAGGGAATCGAATCTGTCCATCATCTACATCACACATGACCTTGCCACCTTGGCGAGGATCTGCGACCGGGTGGCGGTCATGTACGCCGGCAAGATCGTGGAGCAGTTGACCGTGGAGGCGCTGTTCGAACGTCCCGCGCACCCCTATACCGAAGCGTTGCTGCAATCCGTTCCGCGCATGGACCAGAAGGTCCACCGCTTCCCGTCCATCGAGGGAAGCCCGCCGTTGATCCACGACCTGCCGCCGGGCTGCGCATTCGCGCCCCGTTGTCCCAAGGCCATGGACAGATGCCGGTCCGAGTCCCCGCCAGTGACCCGGCTCGGCGCGGACCACGAGGTGTCCTGCTGGCTGCACGAGAAGGACGAACATGAACTCCCCGCTACTGGAAGCCAGGAACGTCAGTAA
- a CDS encoding ATP-binding cassette domain-containing protein, whose translation MNSPLLEARNVSKRFAITKGLILGGNVGWIHAVEDISFHIDGGETLGLVGESGCGKSTTAKMVLLLEHPTSGEMLYEGVSLREMSGEDLRRYRGTVQAVFQDPQSSLNPRMRVGDIIGEPLEVNAGLPRRAVRERVAEVLKDVNLDAAFARLYPHEFSGGQRQRIALARALATHSRLIVLDEPVASLDASIRSQIINLLKDLQDQHGLSYLLITHDLAVSRHLSHRVAVMYLGRIVEEAKSDALYAEPFHPYTKALIAAALPVRKGQESDEMVVAGEVPDPMDPPSGCRFHPRCPMAMARCAEEEPVLQEAAPERKVACHLF comes from the coding sequence ATGAACTCCCCGCTACTGGAAGCCAGGAACGTCAGTAAGCGCTTCGCGATTACCAAGGGGCTGATCCTTGGCGGCAACGTGGGGTGGATCCATGCCGTGGAGGACATCAGCTTCCACATCGACGGTGGCGAAACCCTGGGACTGGTGGGGGAGTCCGGCTGCGGCAAGAGCACCACGGCCAAGATGGTGTTGTTGCTGGAGCACCCCACCAGCGGCGAGATGCTCTACGAGGGGGTCAGCCTGCGGGAGATGTCGGGCGAAGACCTGCGGCGCTACCGCGGCACCGTGCAGGCGGTGTTCCAGGATCCCCAGAGTTCCCTCAACCCTAGGATGCGGGTGGGCGACATTATAGGCGAGCCGCTGGAGGTGAACGCCGGGCTTCCCCGGAGGGCGGTGCGCGAGCGTGTCGCGGAGGTCCTGAAGGACGTCAACCTCGACGCCGCCTTCGCCCGGCTCTATCCGCACGAGTTCAGTGGCGGTCAGCGCCAGCGCATCGCCTTGGCCCGGGCCCTGGCCACCCATTCCCGCCTGATCGTGCTGGACGAGCCCGTGGCCTCGCTGGACGCCTCCATCCGCAGCCAGATCATCAACCTGCTCAAGGACCTGCAGGACCAGCACGGCCTGAGCTACCTGCTCATCACCCACGACTTGGCCGTGTCCCGGCACCTGAGCCACCGCGTCGCGGTCATGTATCTGGGGCGGATCGTCGAGGAAGCCAAGTCCGACGCACTGTATGCGGAGCCTTTCCACCCCTATACCAAGGCGCTCATCGCCGCGGCCCTGCCCGTGCGGAAGGGGCAGGAATCCGACGAGATGGTCGTGGCCGGCGAGGTCCCCGATCCCATGGACCCGCCGTCGGGCTGCCGCTTCCATCCGCGCTGTCCCATGGCCATGGCGCGGTGCGCGGAGGAGGAGCCGGTGCTCCAGGAAGCGGCGCCGGAACGCAAGGTAGCCTGCCACCTGTTCTAA